One genomic region from Lepisosteus oculatus isolate fLepOcu1 chromosome 20, fLepOcu1.hap2, whole genome shotgun sequence encodes:
- the LOC107079982 gene encoding Fanconi anemia group A protein isoform X2, with protein MPGLYPDMSVGGTPLSGSLSQSSAAQKRSLAALLESHVSKKRPKYESEEELQEAAVQLLTRHQNLKDLLLEVSPRPCEKIMGREKQENGDLEQSTLLRAGGSVLVCVLQGQAARLGVPLGLLSARKVAERLGELPGHAAGSTKRVLLDTAKREEMGHLLQSVKELLCLGAFSCQLFCQELWKAEKPPILEVVWHLHKGNVITLEEIVESHPSIEVAVEWLFADLCALCGQPGETEVRQQIFSDVLTVLVRNSFPESQNLQSHGKTHQVCFAVTNDMLSWVLDAASHDKQEQQSPRKKAAKFWMNAFDVALYKGAVLLGTLQKFFLHSLTQILTYKPHLKVSDALGMQWQWSFAKTCPLLTSLYRKLFVLFSEEELVHHLRQVLETHEVNWQHVLSSVSTLLVCHTQAQHRLKDLLTQLLTKAFELYDLESLITAFLLARQASLEGPAVFMSYTGWYKMSFGSASGYHGNSKKSLVFLLKFLSDLVPFEPPQYLKVHVLHPPYVPTKYRSFLQEYVSLAKTRLADLKVSFEEMGLYEVVSGSGAPEQPQCQAQQDVEKAISLFEKIGRIPANVMEASIFRRPYYMSKFLPVLLTPRLLPGKPDARMAFIESLRKADKIPGNMHAAYLQACQKEKQRQPEGGEGSVEVSLPRGPLEQLQAELRDLTAVLSEKGVADDISSRLSLISETLKTLFNKTNDLPSEAPLKINLTSPSAESLETKVTDIILKNFCQNLMNVSKINPPNRQGDWASLFVKMLHGHRQLLQNLLNRLWYLICRQGSSLSSGHILGLSVFVVHLHESRTLAPLDTSVLGSCSESFAEALGSSLACNTEETMTFCLRFCVSAVSYGLCKFSASSIENIQGYIPKAFFKKLLYLIPRLAPEVRAGAEEEAQGNVWRLRANPCTKWRSSALALWRHPSFQTLHRLPQFQLTFQDWLGAELGVQRSADALTDPERQEYQQWACHQQYLPAPLAMGGCDGHLETACLAIFNAAVETSLSCRSTCSDYSFPEGSEPRRYSDTCYPDILSRLQEMVYDLEMVRARRLSAGDCQDGGHFLFGAISERCAAIPRSDHLADQLAHQQVLHAFTSILTTLPPSVLVRARRRGPRTALNCETFFDFVNEKQRNSCTGRCVLPYELTAHFFRGVLSASLDCAVPGAAVCEVLTQCALQCPLIIISAGLWWARLQPVLWSQWRRLSADPLPEELQRMADCHSWARSVLCGRVTTPASDSALILAASLHWALQRNPAGRGLGATLTELEEHGPQLLVFLLFFSLMDLITAEIHPKGPTDSQQAQECCADILKSLEDCGHWLVLFRGPSADQGPYQIVYKMMSEMHVKLLPLAFYSLVLSLENSQLGCLVRAQDFLRTALEMYSRLVGLFVDGTAGEQRIPEQVDSVKILTEAQRFLLRTISVCPQSSFLYRKRLEDACGDLDPEVAAALSARLKPPRADLLCKVPDFL; from the exons atgcCTGGG TTATATCCCGACATGTCTGTTGGTGGGACCCCTTTATCCGGATCGCTCTCTCAGTCATCCGCTGCCCAGAAGAGATCGCTGGCTGCCCTTCTGG aGTCCCACGTGTCAAAGAAAAGGCCAAAGTATGAAAGCGaggaggagctgcaggaggCGGCCGTCCAGCTGTTAACCCGTCACCAAAATCTCAAAGACCTGCTTCTTGAG GTAAGCCCCAGACCCTGTGAGAAGATCATGGGCAGAGAGAAACAGGAAAATGGTGATCTTGAGCAGTCCACTCTGCTCAGAGCTGGAGGTTCAGTACTGG tgtgtgttctgCAGGGGCAGGCTGCGCGGCTTGGGGTGCCCCTGGGCCTGCTATCAGCCAGGAAGGTGGCCGAGAGGCTCGGGGAGCTGCCTGGGCACGCTGCGGGCAGCACCAAGAGGGTCCTGCTGGACACCGCGAAGAGG GAGGAGATGGGCCACCTCCTGCAGTCTGTGAAGGAGCTTCTCTGTCTCGGTGCCTTCAGCTGCCAGCTCTTCTGTCAGGAGCTCTGGAAGGCAGAG AAACCACCCATCCTTGAAGTTGTCTGGCACCTACACAAGGGAAATGTCATAACTCTGGAGGAGATTGTAGAGAG CCATCCGAGTATTGAAGTGGCCGTGGAGTGGCTGTTTGCTgacctgtgtgctctgtgtggccAGCCAGGGGAGACTGAGGTCAGACAGCAGATATTCTCTG ACGTGTTGACGGTGTTGGTGAGAAACAGTTTCCCTGAAAGCCAAAATCTGCAGTCCCATGGCAAGACACATCAG GTGTGTTTTGCGGTCACCAATGACATGCTGTCAT GGGTTCTTGATGCTGCATCTCATGACAAGCAAGAGCAACAATCTCCTAGGAAGAAGGCAGCAAAGTTTTG GATGAATGCATTTGATGTAGCATTGTACAAAGGGGCTGTCCTGCTCGGCACTCTGCAGAAGTTCTTCCTACACTCCCTCACACAGATCCTCACCTACAAGCCTCACCTGAAAG TGTCCGATGCTCTTGGCATGCAGTGGCAGTGGAGCTTTGCTAAAACCTGCCCCCTGCTGACCTCATTGTACCGTAAG CTCTTTGTTCTGTTCAGCGAGGAGGAGCTGGTGCATCACTTGCGGCAGGTCCTGGAGACGCACGAAGTGAACTGGCAGCATGTGCTCTCCAGTGTCTCCACGCTGCTGGTGTGTCACACACAGGCCCAGCACAGACTCAAGG ATCTGCTGACCCAGCTTCTCACCAAAGCCTTTGAGCTGTACGACTTGGAGAGCCTCATCACAGCTTTCCTGCTGGCTCGGCAGGCGTCCCTGGAGGGTCCGGCGGTGTTCATGTCCTACACAGGGTGGTACAAG ATGTCCTTTGGGAGTGCGAGCGGTTACCATGGAAACAGCAAGAAGTCCCTGGTGTTCCTGCTCAAGTTCCTGTCAGACCTGGTGCCGTTCGAGCCGCCACAGTACTTGAAG GTCCACGTGCTTCATCCTCCCTATGTGCCCACGAAGTACCGGTCTTTTCTGCAGGAGTACGTGTCCCTGGCCAAGACCAGGCTGGCGGACCTCAAG GTCTCCTTTGAGGAAATGGGCCTTTATGAAGTTGTGTCAGGATCTGGAGCACCGGAGCAG CCCCAGTGCCAGGCCCAGCAGGACGTGGAGAAGGCCATCTCTCTGTTTGAGAAAATAGGCAGGATCCCTGCCAACGTGATGGAGGCCAG TATTTTCAGAAGACCTTACTACATGTCTAAATTTCTGCCAGTCTTGCTCACACCTCGTTTG CTTCCTGGCAAACCAGATGCTCGGATGGCTTTCATCGAATCCCTCAGAAA AGCTGATAAAATTCCAGGAAACATGCATGCAGCCTATTTGCAAGCTTGTCAAAAGGAGAAGCAGAGACAGCCTGAGG GTGGGGAGGGCAGTGTGGAGGTGAGCCTGCCCAGGGGGCCGCTGGAGCAGCTGCAGGCAGAGCTGCGGGACCTGACCGCCGTGCTGTCTGAGAAGGGCGTAGCGGATG ATATCTCATCCCGCCTGTCGCTGATTTCAGAGACACTGAAAACCCTTTTTAACAAGACAAATGACCTGCCTTCAGAAGCCCCATTAAAAATCAATCTTACATCTCCCAGCGCAGAGTCTCTGGAAACCAAA GTCACCGACATAATACTAAAGAATTTTTGTCAGAACCTAATGAATGTCTCCAAGATCAATCCTCCAAACAG ACAAGGAGACTGGGCTTCGCTGTTTGTGAAGATGCTGCATGGGCACAGGCAGCTTTTGCAAAACCTCCTAAATAGGCTGTGGTACCTAATATGCCGTCAG GGATCCTCTCTGAGCTCCGGGCACATCCTGGGACTGTCTGTGTTTGTGGTGCATCTGCATGAGTCCCGGACGCTGGCTCCTCTTGATACCAGTGTTCTGGGCTCCTGCTCGGAGTCCTTTGCCGAAGCTCTGGGCAGCTCACTGGCTTGCaacacagaggagaccatgaCGTTCTGCTTGAG GTTTTGCGTGTCAGCAGTCTCCTATGGCCTTTGCAAATTTTCTGCATCATCCATTGAGAATATCCAAGGTTACATACCCAAAGCCTTCTTCAAAAAG CTCCTGTACCTGATTCCCCGACTGGCTCCGGAGGTGCGTGCTGGGGCTGAGGAAGAGGCGCAAGGAAATGTGTGGAGACTCCGTGCCAATCCCTGTACCAAGTGGAGGAGCTCGGCCCTGGCCCTCTGGAGACACCCCAGCTTCCAAACTCTTCACAGGCTCCCACAATTCCAG CTGACCTTTCAAGACTGGCTGGGGGCGGAGCTGGGAGTCCAGAGAAGCGCAGACGCTCTGACTGATCCAGAGAG ACAGGAGTACCAGCAGTGGGCGTGTCACCAGCAGTACCTGCCTGCCCCGCTGGCCATGGGCGGCTGTGATGGACACCTGGAGACCGCCTGTCTGGCCATCTTTAACGCGGCAGTGGAGACGAGTCTGAG TTGCAGGTCGACTTGTTCAGACTACAGTTTTCCTGAAGGATCAGAGCCAAGAAGATACTCTGACACATGTTATCCTGACATTCTCTCTAGGCTCCAG GAGATGGTGTACGATTTGGAGATGGTGCGAGCCAGGAGGCTGTCTGCAGGAGACTGCCAAGATGGTGGCCACTTCCTTTTTGGTGCGATTTCAGAGAGGTGTGCAGCGATCCCCCGCAGTGACCACCTCGCTGACCAGCTGGCCCACCAACAGGTCCTCCACGCCTTCACCAG CATACTCACCACACTGCCTCCCAGCGTTCTCGTGCGAGCTCGTCGGAGGGGCCCGCGGACTGCTCTGAACTGCGAAACGTTCTTTGACTTTGTGAATGAAAAGCAG AGGAACAGCTGTACTGGAAGGTGTGTCCTGCCCTATGAGCTCACTGCACACTTCTTCAGG GGCGTGCTGAGCGCCAGTCTGGACTGTGCTGTGCCCGGTGCTGCCGTGTGTGAGGTTCTGACCCAGTGCGCCCTGCAGTGCCCTCTGATCATCATCTCGGCAGGG CTGTGGTGGGCCAGGCTGCAGCCCGTGCTCTGGTCCCAGTGGAGGAGGCTGAGCGCAGACCCACTACCAGAGGAGCTCCAGAGGATGGCAGACTGCCACTCCTGGGCCCGCAG CGTGCTGTGCGGGAGGGTGACCACTCCGGCCTCCGACTCCGCCTTGATCCTGGCGGCCAGTCTGCACTGGGCCCTGCAGAGGAACCCGGCGGGCCGGGGCCTCGGGGCCACGCTGACAGAGCTGGAGGAACACGGCCCGCAG CTGCTggtgtttcttctcttcttctCCCTGATGGATCTCATCACTGCCGAAATTCATCCCAAG GGGCCAACTGATTCCCAGCAAGCTCAGGAGTGCTGTGCAGACATCCTTAAGAGCCTCGAAGACTGTGGTCATTGGCTGGTTCTTTTCCGTGGGCCAAGCGCAG ATCAAGGCCCATACCAGATTGTATACAAAATGATGTCTGAAATGCATGTGAAGTTGTTGCCTCTGGCTTTCTACAG TCTTGTTCTCAGCCTGGAGAATTCCCAGCTGGGCTGTTTAGTCAGAGCCCAGGATTTCCTGAGAACTGCCCTGGAGATGTACAGCAGACTAGTGGGTCTGTTTGTGGATGGCACAGCGGGAGAACAACGGATTCCTGAGCAG gTTGACTCTGTGAAGATTCTGACTGAAGCTCAGCGGTTTCTCCTTCGCACTATTtcagtgtgtccacagagcAGCTTTTTGTACAGGAAACGG CTGGAGGATGCCTGTGGAGACCTGGACCCAGAGGTGGCGGCGGCCCTGTCCGCTCGGCTCAAGCCCCCTCGTGCTGACTTGCTCTGCAAAGTGCCCGACTTCTTGTAA
- the LOC107079982 gene encoding Fanconi anemia group A protein isoform X4, translated as MTQLYPDMSVGGTPLSGSLSQSSAAQKRSLAALLESHVSKKRPKYESEEELQEAAVQLLTRHQNLKDLLLEVSPRPCEKIMGREKQENGDLEQSTLLRAGGSVLVCVLQGQAARLGVPLGLLSARKVAERLGELPGHAAGSTKRVLLDTAKREEMGHLLQSVKELLCLGAFSCQLFCQELWKAEKPPILEVVWHLHKGNVITLEEIVESHPSIEVAVEWLFADLCALCGQPGETEVRQQIFSDVLTVLVRNSFPESQNLQSHGKTHQVCFAVTNDMLSWVLDAASHDKQEQQSPRKKAAKFWMNAFDVALYKGAVLLGTLQKFFLHSLTQILTYKPHLKVSDALGMQWQWSFAKTCPLLTSLYRKLFVLFSEEELVHHLRQVLETHEVNWQHVLSSVSTLLVCHTQAQHRLKDLLTQLLTKAFELYDLESLITAFLLARQASLEGPAVFMSYTGWYKMSFGSASGYHGNSKKSLVFLLKFLSDLVPFEPPQYLKVHVLHPPYVPTKYRSFLQEYVSLAKTRLADLKVSFEEMGLYEVVSGSGAPEQPQCQAQQDVEKAISLFEKIGRIPANVMEASIFRRPYYMSKFLPVLLTPRLLPGKPDARMAFIESLRKADKIPGNMHAAYLQACQKEKQRQPEGGEGSVEVSLPRGPLEQLQAELRDLTAVLSEKGVADDISSRLSLISETLKTLFNKTNDLPSEAPLKINLTSPSAESLETKVTDIILKNFCQNLMNVSKINPPNRQGDWASLFVKMLHGHRQLLQNLLNRLWYLICRQGSSLSSGHILGLSVFVVHLHESRTLAPLDTSVLGSCSESFAEALGSSLACNTEETMTFCLRFCVSAVSYGLCKFSASSIENIQGYIPKAFFKKLLYLIPRLAPEVRAGAEEEAQGNVWRLRANPCTKWRSSALALWRHPSFQTLHRLPQFQLTFQDWLGAELGVQRSADALTDPERQEYQQWACHQQYLPAPLAMGGCDGHLETACLAIFNAAVETSLSCRSTCSDYSFPEGSEPRRYSDTCYPDILSRLQEMVYDLEMVRARRLSAGDCQDGGHFLFGAISERCAAIPRSDHLADQLAHQQVLHAFTSILTTLPPSVLVRARRRGPRTALNCETFFDFVNEKQRNSCTGRCVLPYELTAHFFRGVLSASLDCAVPGAAVCEVLTQCALQCPLIIISAGLWWARLQPVLWSQWRRLSADPLPEELQRMADCHSWARSVLCGRVTTPASDSALILAASLHWALQRNPAGRGLGATLTELEEHGPQLLVFLLFFSLMDLITAEIHPKGPTDSQQAQECCADILKSLEDCGHWLVLFRGPSAGPYQIVYKMMSEMHVKLLPLAFYSLVLSLENSQLGCLVRAQDFLRTALEMYSRLVGLFVDGTAGEQRIPEQVDSVKILTEAQRFLLRTISVCPQSSFLYRKRLEDACGDLDPEVAAALSARLKPPRADLLCKVPDFL; from the exons ATGACACAGTTATATCCCGACATGTCTGTTGGTGGGACCCCTTTATCCGGATCGCTCTCTCAGTCATCCGCTGCCCAGAAGAGATCGCTGGCTGCCCTTCTGG aGTCCCACGTGTCAAAGAAAAGGCCAAAGTATGAAAGCGaggaggagctgcaggaggCGGCCGTCCAGCTGTTAACCCGTCACCAAAATCTCAAAGACCTGCTTCTTGAG GTAAGCCCCAGACCCTGTGAGAAGATCATGGGCAGAGAGAAACAGGAAAATGGTGATCTTGAGCAGTCCACTCTGCTCAGAGCTGGAGGTTCAGTACTGG tgtgtgttctgCAGGGGCAGGCTGCGCGGCTTGGGGTGCCCCTGGGCCTGCTATCAGCCAGGAAGGTGGCCGAGAGGCTCGGGGAGCTGCCTGGGCACGCTGCGGGCAGCACCAAGAGGGTCCTGCTGGACACCGCGAAGAGG GAGGAGATGGGCCACCTCCTGCAGTCTGTGAAGGAGCTTCTCTGTCTCGGTGCCTTCAGCTGCCAGCTCTTCTGTCAGGAGCTCTGGAAGGCAGAG AAACCACCCATCCTTGAAGTTGTCTGGCACCTACACAAGGGAAATGTCATAACTCTGGAGGAGATTGTAGAGAG CCATCCGAGTATTGAAGTGGCCGTGGAGTGGCTGTTTGCTgacctgtgtgctctgtgtggccAGCCAGGGGAGACTGAGGTCAGACAGCAGATATTCTCTG ACGTGTTGACGGTGTTGGTGAGAAACAGTTTCCCTGAAAGCCAAAATCTGCAGTCCCATGGCAAGACACATCAG GTGTGTTTTGCGGTCACCAATGACATGCTGTCAT GGGTTCTTGATGCTGCATCTCATGACAAGCAAGAGCAACAATCTCCTAGGAAGAAGGCAGCAAAGTTTTG GATGAATGCATTTGATGTAGCATTGTACAAAGGGGCTGTCCTGCTCGGCACTCTGCAGAAGTTCTTCCTACACTCCCTCACACAGATCCTCACCTACAAGCCTCACCTGAAAG TGTCCGATGCTCTTGGCATGCAGTGGCAGTGGAGCTTTGCTAAAACCTGCCCCCTGCTGACCTCATTGTACCGTAAG CTCTTTGTTCTGTTCAGCGAGGAGGAGCTGGTGCATCACTTGCGGCAGGTCCTGGAGACGCACGAAGTGAACTGGCAGCATGTGCTCTCCAGTGTCTCCACGCTGCTGGTGTGTCACACACAGGCCCAGCACAGACTCAAGG ATCTGCTGACCCAGCTTCTCACCAAAGCCTTTGAGCTGTACGACTTGGAGAGCCTCATCACAGCTTTCCTGCTGGCTCGGCAGGCGTCCCTGGAGGGTCCGGCGGTGTTCATGTCCTACACAGGGTGGTACAAG ATGTCCTTTGGGAGTGCGAGCGGTTACCATGGAAACAGCAAGAAGTCCCTGGTGTTCCTGCTCAAGTTCCTGTCAGACCTGGTGCCGTTCGAGCCGCCACAGTACTTGAAG GTCCACGTGCTTCATCCTCCCTATGTGCCCACGAAGTACCGGTCTTTTCTGCAGGAGTACGTGTCCCTGGCCAAGACCAGGCTGGCGGACCTCAAG GTCTCCTTTGAGGAAATGGGCCTTTATGAAGTTGTGTCAGGATCTGGAGCACCGGAGCAG CCCCAGTGCCAGGCCCAGCAGGACGTGGAGAAGGCCATCTCTCTGTTTGAGAAAATAGGCAGGATCCCTGCCAACGTGATGGAGGCCAG TATTTTCAGAAGACCTTACTACATGTCTAAATTTCTGCCAGTCTTGCTCACACCTCGTTTG CTTCCTGGCAAACCAGATGCTCGGATGGCTTTCATCGAATCCCTCAGAAA AGCTGATAAAATTCCAGGAAACATGCATGCAGCCTATTTGCAAGCTTGTCAAAAGGAGAAGCAGAGACAGCCTGAGG GTGGGGAGGGCAGTGTGGAGGTGAGCCTGCCCAGGGGGCCGCTGGAGCAGCTGCAGGCAGAGCTGCGGGACCTGACCGCCGTGCTGTCTGAGAAGGGCGTAGCGGATG ATATCTCATCCCGCCTGTCGCTGATTTCAGAGACACTGAAAACCCTTTTTAACAAGACAAATGACCTGCCTTCAGAAGCCCCATTAAAAATCAATCTTACATCTCCCAGCGCAGAGTCTCTGGAAACCAAA GTCACCGACATAATACTAAAGAATTTTTGTCAGAACCTAATGAATGTCTCCAAGATCAATCCTCCAAACAG ACAAGGAGACTGGGCTTCGCTGTTTGTGAAGATGCTGCATGGGCACAGGCAGCTTTTGCAAAACCTCCTAAATAGGCTGTGGTACCTAATATGCCGTCAG GGATCCTCTCTGAGCTCCGGGCACATCCTGGGACTGTCTGTGTTTGTGGTGCATCTGCATGAGTCCCGGACGCTGGCTCCTCTTGATACCAGTGTTCTGGGCTCCTGCTCGGAGTCCTTTGCCGAAGCTCTGGGCAGCTCACTGGCTTGCaacacagaggagaccatgaCGTTCTGCTTGAG GTTTTGCGTGTCAGCAGTCTCCTATGGCCTTTGCAAATTTTCTGCATCATCCATTGAGAATATCCAAGGTTACATACCCAAAGCCTTCTTCAAAAAG CTCCTGTACCTGATTCCCCGACTGGCTCCGGAGGTGCGTGCTGGGGCTGAGGAAGAGGCGCAAGGAAATGTGTGGAGACTCCGTGCCAATCCCTGTACCAAGTGGAGGAGCTCGGCCCTGGCCCTCTGGAGACACCCCAGCTTCCAAACTCTTCACAGGCTCCCACAATTCCAG CTGACCTTTCAAGACTGGCTGGGGGCGGAGCTGGGAGTCCAGAGAAGCGCAGACGCTCTGACTGATCCAGAGAG ACAGGAGTACCAGCAGTGGGCGTGTCACCAGCAGTACCTGCCTGCCCCGCTGGCCATGGGCGGCTGTGATGGACACCTGGAGACCGCCTGTCTGGCCATCTTTAACGCGGCAGTGGAGACGAGTCTGAG TTGCAGGTCGACTTGTTCAGACTACAGTTTTCCTGAAGGATCAGAGCCAAGAAGATACTCTGACACATGTTATCCTGACATTCTCTCTAGGCTCCAG GAGATGGTGTACGATTTGGAGATGGTGCGAGCCAGGAGGCTGTCTGCAGGAGACTGCCAAGATGGTGGCCACTTCCTTTTTGGTGCGATTTCAGAGAGGTGTGCAGCGATCCCCCGCAGTGACCACCTCGCTGACCAGCTGGCCCACCAACAGGTCCTCCACGCCTTCACCAG CATACTCACCACACTGCCTCCCAGCGTTCTCGTGCGAGCTCGTCGGAGGGGCCCGCGGACTGCTCTGAACTGCGAAACGTTCTTTGACTTTGTGAATGAAAAGCAG AGGAACAGCTGTACTGGAAGGTGTGTCCTGCCCTATGAGCTCACTGCACACTTCTTCAGG GGCGTGCTGAGCGCCAGTCTGGACTGTGCTGTGCCCGGTGCTGCCGTGTGTGAGGTTCTGACCCAGTGCGCCCTGCAGTGCCCTCTGATCATCATCTCGGCAGGG CTGTGGTGGGCCAGGCTGCAGCCCGTGCTCTGGTCCCAGTGGAGGAGGCTGAGCGCAGACCCACTACCAGAGGAGCTCCAGAGGATGGCAGACTGCCACTCCTGGGCCCGCAG CGTGCTGTGCGGGAGGGTGACCACTCCGGCCTCCGACTCCGCCTTGATCCTGGCGGCCAGTCTGCACTGGGCCCTGCAGAGGAACCCGGCGGGCCGGGGCCTCGGGGCCACGCTGACAGAGCTGGAGGAACACGGCCCGCAG CTGCTggtgtttcttctcttcttctCCCTGATGGATCTCATCACTGCCGAAATTCATCCCAAG GGGCCAACTGATTCCCAGCAAGCTCAGGAGTGCTGTGCAGACATCCTTAAGAGCCTCGAAGACTGTGGTCATTGGCTGGTTCTTTTCCGTGGGCCAAGCGCAG GCCCATACCAGATTGTATACAAAATGATGTCTGAAATGCATGTGAAGTTGTTGCCTCTGGCTTTCTACAG TCTTGTTCTCAGCCTGGAGAATTCCCAGCTGGGCTGTTTAGTCAGAGCCCAGGATTTCCTGAGAACTGCCCTGGAGATGTACAGCAGACTAGTGGGTCTGTTTGTGGATGGCACAGCGGGAGAACAACGGATTCCTGAGCAG gTTGACTCTGTGAAGATTCTGACTGAAGCTCAGCGGTTTCTCCTTCGCACTATTtcagtgtgtccacagagcAGCTTTTTGTACAGGAAACGG CTGGAGGATGCCTGTGGAGACCTGGACCCAGAGGTGGCGGCGGCCCTGTCCGCTCGGCTCAAGCCCCCTCGTGCTGACTTGCTCTGCAAAGTGCCCGACTTCTTGTAA